The following proteins are co-located in the Flavobacterium sp. CECT 9288 genome:
- a CDS encoding DNA-3-methyladenine glycosylase: MQEAIDYLLEKDAIFKSIIENYGLPTVPKRPQGFETLVLLILEQQVSIDSAKATFMKIKTTLKTMAPEILLDVSDVDFRNLGVSRQKTSYIKALATALLNKELDLESLPTKTAQEVREELIKIKGIGNWTIDIYLMFCLQAPDVLPIGDIAVVNTLKELLDIYDKELMYAHAQQWSPYRSYATYLLWHHYLKKRNRTITY, encoded by the coding sequence ATGCAAGAAGCTATTGACTACCTTTTAGAAAAAGATGCCATTTTCAAGTCAATTATTGAAAATTATGGATTGCCAACTGTTCCCAAAAGACCACAAGGTTTTGAGACTTTGGTATTGTTAATTTTGGAACAACAAGTTTCTATTGATTCGGCGAAAGCCACTTTTATGAAAATAAAAACTACTCTAAAAACGATGGCACCCGAAATTCTTCTTGATGTGTCTGATGTCGATTTTAGGAATCTTGGCGTAAGCCGACAAAAAACGTCTTATATCAAAGCTTTGGCGACAGCGCTATTAAATAAAGAACTTGATCTAGAAAGTTTACCAACTAAAACCGCTCAGGAAGTTCGGGAAGAACTCATCAAAATCAAAGGCATAGGAAACTGGACCATAGATATTTATTTAATGTTTTGCTTGCAAGCACCAGATGTTTTGCCAATTGGTGATATAGCAGTTGTCAATACGTTAAAAGAATTACTGGACATTTATGACAAGGAACTCATGTATGCACACGCACAGCAATGGAGTCCTTATCGGTCCTATGCGACTTATTTATTGTGGCATCATTACTTGAAGAAACGAAATAGAACCATTACGTATTAA
- a CDS encoding inorganic diphosphatase — protein sequence MTADKVTTFDVLIEIPRGSRNKYEYDFEIKRMRFDRMLFSSMMYPADYGFIPETLALDGDPLDVLVLVNEPTFPGCVMEVKPIGVFHMADDKGPDEKVICVPVSDPIWNSLENLSDINPHLLKEIEHFFQVYKDLENKKVDVEGWGDVNEAYAIIKECTERFNAIENKPEGLFSIK from the coding sequence ATGACTGCAGACAAAGTAACAACTTTCGATGTCTTAATCGAAATACCAAGAGGAAGTAGAAATAAATACGAATATGATTTCGAAATAAAAAGAATGCGTTTTGATAGAATGTTATTCTCTTCAATGATGTATCCAGCTGATTACGGATTTATCCCTGAAACTTTAGCATTAGATGGAGATCCATTAGATGTATTAGTATTAGTAAACGAACCAACTTTTCCAGGTTGCGTAATGGAAGTAAAGCCTATTGGAGTATTTCACATGGCTGATGATAAAGGACCAGATGAAAAAGTAATCTGCGTACCTGTTTCTGATCCAATTTGGAATTCGTTAGAAAACCTTTCAGACATTAACCCTCACTTATTAAAAGAAATTGAGCACTTTTTTCAAGTGTACAAAGATCTTGAAAACAAAAAAGTAGATGTTGAAGGTTGGGGAGATGTAAACGAAGCATATGCTATCATCAAAGAATGTACAGAACGCTTTAATGCTATCGAAAACAAACCAGAAGGTTTATTTAGCATTAAGTAA
- a CDS encoding sodium-translocating pyrophosphatase, whose amino-acid sequence MNTIMIYLPIAMAFIGLAFMFTKRAWVLKQDPGDGKMKEISDYIYEGALAFLKAEYRLLTFFVIGASIALAGISFIVPTTHILIVVAFIFGAFFSALAGNMGMKIATKTNVRTTQAARTSLPQALKVSFGGGTVMGLGVAGLAVLGLTTFFIFFFHFFMNGVWTSTEDMTIVLETLAGFSLGAESIALFARVGGGIYTKAADVGADLVGKVEAGIPEDDPRNPATIADNVGDNVGDVAGMGADLFGSYVATVLAAMVLGNYVIKDMGGSIQDAFGGIGPILLPMAIAGFGILFSIIGTMLVKISDDNSKEAQVQKALNIGNWVSIGLTLVACYFLVQYMLPETMKMDFFGEGTKEISSMRVFYATIVGLVVGAVISSVTEYYTGLGTKPVMAIVQKSSTGAGTNVIAGLATGMISTFPTVLLFAAAIWTSYALAGFYGVALAASAMMATTAMQLAIDAFGPISDNAGGIAEMSELPKEVRTRTDILDSVGNTTAATGKGFAIASAALTSLALFAAYVTFTGIDGINIFKAPVLAMLFVGGMIPVVFSALAMNSVGKAAMDMVYEVRRQFREIPGIMEGTAKPEYAKCVDISTKAALREMMLPGVLTIGFPIAIVLLGKLVYSDNNQLIAEMLGGYMAGVTVSGVLWAVFQNNAGGAWDNAKKSFEAGVVINGEMTYKGSDAHKAAVTGDTVGDPFKDTSGPSMNILIKLTCLIGLVIAPILGNGHSDVATVKSCCAAHSKTEMVYSMGKCDLSKMANMTKAECEAMCKENGCTPEQTAKCLANFDANGKYKYQKTDCFDTSKYEKKTVNVSISSTDGKTVGKVTKIVNGKTTTEVFEGTEAEVKAKIDAVK is encoded by the coding sequence ATGAATACAATTATGATTTATTTGCCAATCGCCATGGCATTCATTGGACTGGCATTTATGTTTACAAAACGAGCATGGGTTTTAAAACAAGATCCAGGTGATGGTAAAATGAAAGAGATTTCAGATTACATTTACGAAGGCGCTTTGGCTTTCCTCAAAGCAGAATATCGATTATTGACTTTCTTTGTTATTGGAGCCAGTATTGCATTGGCTGGTATTTCGTTTATTGTTCCCACAACACATATATTAATAGTAGTAGCTTTTATTTTTGGTGCTTTTTTCTCAGCCCTTGCTGGAAATATGGGAATGAAAATAGCGACTAAAACGAATGTGAGAACTACGCAGGCTGCTCGAACGAGTTTGCCGCAAGCTTTAAAAGTATCTTTTGGTGGTGGAACCGTAATGGGACTTGGTGTTGCAGGTTTAGCGGTTTTAGGTTTGACCACATTCTTTATATTTTTCTTTCATTTTTTTATGAACGGTGTCTGGACTTCAACAGAAGACATGACCATTGTTTTAGAAACATTAGCAGGATTTTCTCTTGGAGCGGAATCAATAGCATTATTTGCAAGAGTTGGTGGCGGTATTTACACTAAAGCCGCCGATGTAGGTGCTGATTTAGTAGGTAAAGTAGAAGCAGGAATCCCAGAAGATGATCCTCGTAATCCAGCTACAATTGCAGATAATGTAGGAGACAATGTAGGAGATGTTGCTGGTATGGGTGCTGATTTATTTGGCTCTTATGTTGCAACGGTTTTGGCAGCTATGGTGCTAGGGAATTATGTAATCAAAGATATGGGCGGAAGTATTCAAGATGCTTTTGGAGGTATTGGACCCATTTTATTACCAATGGCAATTGCTGGTTTTGGAATTTTATTCTCTATCATCGGAACCATGTTGGTTAAAATATCCGATGACAATTCCAAAGAAGCACAAGTACAAAAGGCTTTAAATATTGGTAATTGGGTTTCGATAGGTTTGACTTTAGTAGCTTGTTACTTTCTCGTACAATACATGTTACCTGAAACCATGAAAATGGATTTCTTTGGAGAAGGAACAAAAGAAATTTCATCTATGCGTGTTTTTTACGCAACAATTGTTGGTCTAGTTGTAGGTGCGGTTATTTCATCGGTTACTGAATATTATACGGGATTGGGTACAAAACCGGTAATGGCAATTGTACAAAAATCAAGTACGGGAGCGGGTACAAACGTAATTGCAGGATTAGCAACCGGAATGATTTCAACTTTCCCCACGGTTTTATTATTTGCGGCAGCGATTTGGACTTCCTATGCTTTAGCAGGATTTTATGGTGTGGCTTTGGCGGCATCAGCAATGATGGCAACCACAGCTATGCAATTAGCAATCGATGCTTTTGGACCTATATCTGATAATGCGGGCGGAATTGCAGAAATGAGTGAACTACCTAAAGAAGTGCGTACTAGAACCGATATTTTAGATTCTGTAGGGAATACAACAGCAGCAACTGGGAAAGGATTTGCTATTGCTTCGGCAGCATTGACATCACTAGCCTTATTTGCAGCTTATGTAACATTCACGGGGATTGACGGAATCAATATTTTCAAAGCGCCAGTTTTGGCCATGTTATTTGTAGGCGGAATGATTCCCGTAGTTTTCTCGGCGCTAGCCATGAATTCAGTTGGGAAAGCTGCCATGGATATGGTGTACGAAGTGCGTCGACAGTTCAGAGAAATCCCCGGGATTATGGAAGGAACTGCAAAACCAGAATATGCAAAATGTGTCGATATTTCGACAAAAGCCGCTTTGCGCGAAATGATGTTACCAGGTGTTTTGACTATTGGTTTTCCAATTGCCATTGTACTTTTAGGAAAGTTAGTGTATTCAGATAACAACCAACTCATTGCCGAAATGCTTGGAGGTTATATGGCTGGAGTTACCGTTTCGGGTGTTTTGTGGGCCGTTTTCCAAAACAATGCTGGAGGTGCTTGGGACAATGCCAAAAAGTCTTTTGAAGCGGGTGTGGTGATTAATGGTGAAATGACCTATAAAGGATCTGATGCGCACAAAGCAGCGGTTACCGGAGATACTGTTGGTGATCCTTTCAAAGACACTTCGGGACCATCTATGAATATTTTAATCAAATTGACTTGTTTAATAGGTTTGGTTATTGCTCCAATTTTAGGAAATGGTCATTCAGATGTAGCTACAGTTAAGTCTTGTTGCGCTGCTCATTCAAAAACAGAAATGGTTTATAGTATGGGCAAATGTGACCTTTCAAAAATGGCTAACATGACTAAAGCAGAATGTGAAGCGATGTGCAAAGAAAACGGATGTACACCTGAACAAACAGCAAAATGTTTGGCAAATTTTGATGCCAATGGTAAATATAAATATCAAAAAACAGATTGTTTTGACACCAGTAAATACGAGAAAAAAACCGTGAACGTAAGTATCTCTTCTACAGATGGAAAGACTGTTGGAAAAGTAACAAAAATAGTCAACGGTAAAACAACAACAGAGGTTTTTGAAGGCACAGAAGCTGAAGTAAAAGCCAAAATTGATGCTGTGAAGTAA
- a CDS encoding GLPGLI family protein, with protein MKKIIFFLFFTTSFFAQEVTFKYKFTTNFSFDKATTTIDFTMQQNGDAAIIDTDNITDSKQFKYHNEITLLKASDSICAYNVNDQGFLFLAKNKHYKDYRNNMQILHDISFRGSAYLEDNIDIFNWELLNEKDTLIANFKCKKAITKFRGREYTAYYSNEIANHGGPWKFDGLPGFILKVDSKDGYVNIEPTAIIINNNEDKVLKNPFLGKKTILFKDLAAIVIEKEKKAVAKRKADAGGNLINAKFGPHEGIEDIGLNGTRVYE; from the coding sequence ATGAAAAAAATTATTTTCTTTTTATTTTTTACAACTAGTTTTTTTGCTCAAGAAGTGACTTTCAAATACAAGTTTACAACTAATTTTTCTTTCGATAAAGCTACAACTACAATTGACTTTACGATGCAGCAAAATGGGGATGCTGCTATTATCGATACAGATAATATTACAGATTCGAAACAATTTAAATATCATAATGAAATTACATTGTTAAAAGCCAGCGATTCAATTTGTGCTTACAATGTTAATGATCAAGGATTTCTGTTCCTAGCTAAAAATAAACATTATAAAGATTATAGAAATAATATGCAAATATTACATGATATTTCTTTTAGAGGCTCAGCATATTTAGAAGATAATATTGATATATTTAATTGGGAACTTCTTAACGAAAAGGATACTTTAATAGCTAATTTTAAATGCAAAAAAGCGATTACTAAGTTCAGAGGTAGAGAATATACTGCTTACTATAGTAATGAAATTGCAAATCACGGTGGGCCTTGGAAATTTGATGGTTTACCTGGTTTTATTTTGAAAGTTGATTCTAAAGACGGGTATGTCAATATTGAGCCTACAGCAATTATAATCAATAATAATGAAGACAAAGTGCTTAAAAATCCTTTTTTGGGTAAAAAGACAATATTGTTTAAGGACTTAGCCGCTATAGTTATTGAAAAAGAGAAAAAAGCGGTAGCAAAAAGAAAGGCAGATGCAGGAGGCAATCTTATTAATGCAAAATTTGGACCGCATGAGGGTATTGAAGACATTGGACTCAATGGCACACGAGTTTATGAATAA
- a CDS encoding deoxynucleoside kinase: MHIAIAGNIGSGKTTLTRLLAKQFKWEPHFEDVVDNPYLDDFYHQMERWSFNLQIYFLNSRFRQVMQIRESGKKIIQDRTIYEDAHIFAPNLYAMGLMTNRDFQNYSSLFELMESTVKAPDLLIYLRSSIPNLVGQIHKRGREYENSISIEYLSRLNERYEGWIQTYDKGKLLIIDVDNINFVDNPEDLGNIFNRIDAELNGLF; this comes from the coding sequence ATGCACATAGCAATAGCAGGAAATATAGGCTCGGGAAAAACAACCTTAACCCGATTATTAGCCAAACAATTTAAGTGGGAACCGCATTTTGAAGATGTAGTTGACAATCCGTACTTAGATGATTTTTATCATCAAATGGAACGATGGTCCTTTAATTTACAAATTTATTTCTTGAACAGTCGTTTTCGTCAAGTGATGCAAATTCGCGAAAGCGGTAAAAAAATCATTCAGGACAGAACCATTTATGAGGATGCGCACATTTTTGCACCCAACTTATATGCTATGGGTTTAATGACCAATCGTGATTTTCAAAATTATTCTTCTTTATTTGAATTGATGGAGTCCACGGTTAAAGCACCCGATCTACTGATTTACTTAAGAAGTTCTATTCCTAATTTAGTGGGACAAATACACAAACGTGGCCGCGAATACGAAAACTCCATATCAATTGAGTACTTAAGCCGTTTGAACGAACGCTACGAAGGCTGGATTCAAACCTATGACAAAGGAAAATTATTGATCATTGATGTAGACAATATCAATTTTGTGGACAATCCAGAGGATTTAGGAAACATTTTCAACCGAATTGATGCCGAATTGAACGGGTTGTTTTAG
- a CDS encoding GLPGLI family protein, translating to MQRLILTLVIAVVSFLGLQAQEFQGMAVYESKTSTSDFKSRMEGNKNMTPDMQKMIEERMKKMFEKTFILNFNKTASIYKEEEKLEASNQAGGGFRMMSSFAGGGGTYYKNVKDKQYSNDKEFMGKEFLVKDSLTSLAWKMESETRVIGGYTCYKATATKKPSATDFRNMRPRKDDAEKKEGAKPAEEKKTNFLDAVEVPKEIAITAWYTPEIPVSQGPEGYWGLPGLILEVNDGRTTILCSKVVLNPKDKVEIKAVAKGKVVSQKEYDEAVMKKMEEWREMNQGRGGNGGMQMRFGN from the coding sequence ATGCAAAGATTAATTTTAACATTGGTAATCGCAGTAGTTTCCTTTTTAGGGTTACAAGCGCAGGAATTTCAAGGAATGGCTGTTTATGAAAGTAAAACGAGTACTTCTGATTTTAAATCCAGAATGGAAGGCAACAAAAACATGACGCCTGACATGCAAAAAATGATTGAAGAACGAATGAAAAAAATGTTCGAAAAAACATTTATTCTCAACTTTAATAAAACGGCTTCCATTTATAAAGAAGAAGAAAAATTAGAGGCTTCAAATCAAGCAGGTGGCGGATTCCGAATGATGTCAAGCTTTGCAGGAGGCGGGGGAACTTATTATAAAAACGTAAAAGACAAACAATACAGCAACGACAAAGAGTTCATGGGTAAAGAATTCTTGGTTAAAGATTCGCTTACAAGTCTAGCTTGGAAAATGGAATCCGAAACAAGAGTAATAGGCGGGTATACTTGTTACAAAGCTACTGCAACAAAGAAACCAAGCGCTACAGATTTTAGAAATATGCGTCCTCGTAAAGATGATGCTGAAAAGAAAGAAGGAGCAAAACCTGCTGAGGAGAAAAAAACCAATTTTTTGGATGCTGTTGAGGTGCCAAAAGAAATCGCAATCACTGCTTGGTATACGCCTGAAATCCCAGTGAGTCAAGGACCTGAAGGCTATTGGGGTTTGCCGGGATTAATTTTGGAAGTAAATGATGGACGCACAACTATTTTGTGTTCAAAAGTAGTTTTAAACCCAAAAGATAAAGTTGAGATTAAAGCGGTTGCAAAAGGAAAAGTAGTTTCGCAAAAAGAATATGACGAAGCCGTAATGAAAAAAATGGAAGAGTGGAGAGAGATGAATCAAGGCCGTGGTGGAAATGGAGGTATGCAAATGCGTTTCGGAAATTAA
- a CDS encoding GLPGLI family protein yields MKSSIISLVCLFAGFGLQAQVFQGKAEYLSKIILKNKPENTEKNSEKDAVLSASLLDAMKSASEKTYLLTFNKQECLYEEIQKLEKPKAPSNGMVISVKFSLDGQSYIDTKAKIKINENEIFGKEFLIVDALVKPEWKLVDETKKIGDYTCYKAEVIIPVTERQKSDYKDFLKRQENKTSLFPMQEPKDKVVTAWYTPEIPVSLGPKNYWGLPGLILEINEGDFIMLCSKVTLSNKEVAEIKKPNTGKKVTQAEFDALEKAKIDSIKGDGEAIIINSN; encoded by the coding sequence ATGAAGAGTTCAATCATCAGTTTAGTATGTTTGTTTGCTGGATTTGGTCTACAAGCACAAGTATTTCAAGGTAAGGCAGAATACCTTTCTAAAATTATTTTAAAAAACAAACCTGAAAATACCGAGAAAAATTCAGAAAAAGATGCGGTTCTTTCTGCATCGCTTCTAGACGCTATGAAATCCGCAAGTGAAAAAACATACTTGCTCACTTTTAATAAGCAAGAGTGTTTGTATGAAGAAATACAAAAATTAGAAAAACCAAAGGCACCTAGTAATGGTATGGTTATAAGTGTGAAGTTCTCACTTGATGGTCAATCATATATAGATACAAAAGCAAAAATAAAAATAAATGAGAATGAAATTTTTGGTAAAGAATTTTTAATCGTTGATGCGTTGGTAAAACCAGAATGGAAGTTGGTAGATGAGACAAAAAAGATTGGTGATTATACCTGTTATAAAGCAGAAGTGATCATTCCTGTAACTGAGAGACAAAAAAGTGACTATAAAGATTTCTTGAAGAGGCAAGAAAACAAAACTAGTCTTTTTCCTATGCAAGAACCTAAAGACAAAGTTGTTACTGCATGGTACACGCCAGAAATACCTGTTAGTCTTGGACCAAAAAACTACTGGGGCTTACCAGGGCTAATTTTAGAGATAAACGAGGGTGATTTTATTATGCTCTGCTCTAAAGTTACATTGAGTAACAAAGAAGTAGCTGAAATTAAAAAACCAAATACAGGAAAAAAAGTCACACAAGCAGAATTTGATGCCTTAGAGAAAGCAAAAATAGACAGTATAAAAGGCGATGGCGAGGCTATAATTATTAATAGCAACTAA
- a CDS encoding carboxypeptidase regulatory-like domain-containing protein, which translates to MKHFFLFLIFFVCSISFAQSVKLEGLVTDSKSGPLEMANVMAVNQTTKAMDAYAITTDKGKFILNLKPNTTYVLKLSYLGMQNKEVTVATLSQNLVQNITMEAGGIELDGVEIVREMPVSIKGDTIVYNTDSFKTGEERKLEDVFKKLPGFEVTGDGQVQVEGKKVTKLFVDGKPFMEGDTKLGSKNIPSDAVDKVQVLRNFNEVSQMKGLENNNDDIAINIKLKKGKDKFWFGDVSGGLANDKGYIFNPKVFYYSPKTSINSIVNFNNIGEVSLTSADFFRINGGARNTIGRNGTSLNFNRNFFGLSGGDNVAKASDKFGTINVNHSVSKKWTLSGFAAYSATFNQSITNSERGIFEPNTTNIATLENRKNNTESRNNAFISKFGSKYKANENFQLDYDAFFRKNDQQDVDNSQTNFTSTSNGNTVTNNNTVIAFQKQAPASFNQSLNMFYTQNPKSTWVLEMQHQYEDEDPFYNPQLSVNPYQNANSTNPNDPSAVFVNENALNIQQSRFVKTNKLDAKVDYFYQISNKSILNVTAGNTNAYQSYNSSILQILQDNSVNPVEQAAYNNDVRYLFNDAFIGLHYKFIRGKFTFNPGFSLHQYNTSNEQFSSPFKLNFTRLLPDMFARWDLKKSENVTYNFNMRNGFNDVNALVEGFVFTNFNSLSRGNAQLENSLVTSHRLNYSKYNLYNFTTIFANISYTTTKDPVVNGVSFQSIYSTSDRLNLDAENENLNGNLFYSKSFKKYYKVTAGANAGWNRNFVLNRRVQGGVTQEFIQGIENVNHAYNLAFATQFKKYPNVDLGYRVNFSEQAANKFTTQTPTVKLNYYFLNGLNVNWDYAFNRFKNQTNGITNDFEIMTASLNYIKKDAKFEYRIQANNLLNTRSRLNNSFSVNGFNANENIILPRFVTFIVKYNL; encoded by the coding sequence ATGAAACATTTTTTTCTTTTTTTAATATTTTTTGTTTGCTCTATTTCTTTTGCTCAATCAGTTAAATTAGAAGGTCTCGTAACTGATTCTAAATCTGGTCCACTAGAAATGGCTAACGTTATGGCAGTGAATCAAACTACCAAAGCAATGGATGCATACGCTATTACCACCGATAAAGGCAAGTTTATTTTAAACCTAAAACCTAACACGACTTATGTTTTAAAACTAAGTTATTTGGGCATGCAAAATAAGGAAGTGACTGTTGCTACACTTTCTCAAAACTTGGTGCAAAATATCACCATGGAAGCGGGTGGGATTGAGCTTGATGGTGTAGAAATTGTGCGCGAGATGCCAGTTTCTATCAAAGGGGATACCATTGTGTACAATACTGATTCGTTTAAAACGGGAGAAGAACGCAAGTTAGAGGACGTTTTTAAAAAATTACCAGGTTTTGAAGTAACAGGTGACGGACAAGTGCAAGTAGAGGGAAAAAAAGTGACTAAGCTTTTTGTAGATGGAAAACCGTTTATGGAAGGCGATACGAAATTGGGTTCAAAAAACATTCCATCCGATGCAGTCGATAAAGTGCAAGTACTTCGTAATTTTAACGAAGTATCGCAAATGAAAGGCCTCGAAAACAATAATGACGACATTGCTATTAATATCAAACTTAAAAAAGGTAAAGATAAATTTTGGTTTGGTGACGTAAGTGGCGGTTTGGCTAATGATAAAGGGTATATCTTTAATCCAAAGGTGTTTTATTATTCGCCAAAAACTAGTATCAACTCTATTGTAAACTTTAATAATATTGGTGAAGTTTCATTGACTTCGGCTGATTTTTTCAGAATTAATGGGGGAGCACGAAACACGATTGGTCGTAACGGTACTTCATTAAATTTTAATCGAAACTTTTTCGGTTTATCAGGTGGTGATAATGTGGCCAAAGCGAGTGATAAATTTGGGACTATAAATGTCAATCATTCGGTTTCTAAAAAATGGACTTTATCCGGTTTTGCGGCTTATTCGGCAACATTCAATCAGTCTATTACCAATTCAGAACGAGGAATTTTTGAACCAAACACTACAAATATTGCGACTTTAGAAAACAGAAAAAACAATACAGAATCTCGCAACAATGCCTTCATTTCTAAATTTGGTTCAAAATACAAAGCCAATGAGAATTTTCAATTGGATTATGATGCTTTTTTTAGAAAAAACGATCAGCAAGATGTAGATAATAGTCAAACTAATTTCACCTCTACTTCAAACGGGAATACGGTAACAAATAACAACACCGTAATTGCTTTTCAAAAGCAAGCTCCAGCATCGTTCAATCAGAGTTTGAATATGTTTTATACTCAAAATCCAAAGTCAACTTGGGTGTTAGAAATGCAACATCAATACGAGGATGAAGACCCTTTTTACAATCCGCAGCTTTCGGTAAATCCATACCAAAATGCAAATTCAACAAACCCGAACGATCCAAGTGCGGTTTTTGTAAATGAAAATGCCCTAAACATACAGCAATCTCGTTTCGTAAAAACGAATAAGTTAGATGCAAAAGTTGACTATTTTTATCAAATCTCGAACAAAAGTATCTTGAATGTAACTGCGGGAAATACGAATGCTTACCAATCGTACAACTCGAGTATTTTGCAAATTCTTCAAGATAATTCAGTAAATCCGGTAGAGCAAGCTGCTTATAATAATGATGTGCGTTACCTATTTAATGATGCTTTTATAGGTTTGCATTATAAGTTTATCAGAGGTAAGTTTACTTTTAATCCTGGTTTTTCTTTGCACCAATACAACACTTCAAACGAGCAATTTTCATCGCCATTCAAACTTAATTTTACTAGATTATTGCCTGATATGTTTGCGCGTTGGGACTTGAAGAAATCAGAAAATGTAACCTACAATTTCAATATGCGTAACGGCTTTAATGATGTGAATGCTTTGGTTGAAGGATTTGTTTTTACCAATTTTAACAGTTTATCACGAGGAAATGCGCAATTAGAAAATTCATTAGTTACAAGTCATCGTTTGAATTATTCTAAGTACAACTTGTATAATTTCACTACGATTTTTGCAAACATTAGTTATACAACTACCAAAGATCCAGTGGTAAATGGAGTTTCTTTCCAAAGTATTTATTCAACCTCTGACCGTTTGAATTTAGATGCTGAAAACGAAAATTTAAACGGAAATTTGTTTTATTCTAAAAGCTTCAAAAAGTATTATAAAGTTACTGCTGGAGCCAATGCAGGTTGGAATCGCAATTTTGTATTAAACAGAAGAGTTCAAGGCGGAGTGACTCAAGAATTCATCCAAGGAATCGAGAATGTGAATCATGCGTACAACCTAGCTTTTGCAACGCAATTCAAAAAATATCCAAACGTAGATTTGGGTTACCGTGTGAATTTTTCAGAGCAAGCAGCAAATAAATTCACCACCCAAACACCGACCGTAAAACTGAATTATTATTTCTTGAATGGATTGAATGTTAATTGGGATTATGCCTTTAACCGATTTAAAAATCAAACTAATGGTATAACAAATGATTTCGAAATTATGACTGCTAGTTTGAACTACATCAAGAAAGATGCAAAGTTTGAATACCGCATTCAGGCGAATAACCTTTTGAATACTCGTTCAAGATTGAACAACTCATTTAGTGTAAACGGTTTTAATGCCAATGAAAATATCATCCTACCTCGATTTGTAACTTTCATAGTGAAGTACAATTTATAA
- a CDS encoding helix-turn-helix domain-containing protein, protein MERKVKYNYEFKLRCVAEVLRKHRSVYSVAYENGISSSNLDRWIKFYIEFGNEGLLPRQKNKNYSINFKLKVLRAIENKSISLSKACLTFNIPRESTITSWQRKYEIEGAAGLQDKPKGRPVTMNFKRKQRKTDKPLTREEELLKELEYLRAENEILKKFNALVQAEQAKQNKRLKP, encoded by the coding sequence ATGGAAAGAAAAGTCAAGTACAATTATGAATTTAAACTTCGCTGTGTGGCAGAAGTTCTAAGAAAACATCGTTCGGTTTATTCGGTAGCCTATGAAAATGGTATATCAAGTTCTAATCTTGATCGCTGGATTAAGTTTTATATTGAATTTGGAAATGAGGGTCTTTTACCAAGACAGAAAAACAAAAACTATAGTATAAACTTTAAACTGAAAGTACTACGAGCTATTGAAAATAAGTCAATATCTTTGAGTAAAGCTTGTTTAACTTTTAATATTCCAAGAGAGTCAACTATAACAAGTTGGCAAAGAAAATACGAAATTGAAGGAGCAGCAGGTTTACAAGATAAACCTAAAGGCAGACCTGTAACTATGAATTTTAAGAGAAAGCAACGAAAAACAGATAAACCATTAACCAGAGAAGAAGAACTTCTAAAAGAACTTGAATATTTACGAGCAGAGAACGAAATTTTAAAAAAGTTCAATGCCTTAGTTCAAGCCGAACAAGCCAAGCAAAACAAAAGGCTCAAACCATAA